In Staphylococcus lloydii, the following proteins share a genomic window:
- a CDS encoding LysR family transcriptional regulator encodes MKIIQLEYFIAVVKYNNFTQAAKFLHISQPSLTATIKKIESNLGYDLFTRTTKDIKITEKGIQFYNYAVQLVQEYHQTMEKMHDLKMSESPKIKLSILESTNQWVSQVIAVHRKKYADQTYLISETHNQNDILEHLLNFEEHIVLSNEKITHEAIQSTPLYDESYVLLAPHNTFTRQNITIDDLPLILPKKGSQVRQHLDDYFKRVSLHPNIILEVDRFEAATNFVHKGLGYAIIPRFYYQSFNTNQLDVVKFKPNLGRTIYLNYLKKRKHSTRVLSLISVFLNYWDINVKNDE; translated from the coding sequence ATGAAAATTATTCAGTTAGAATACTTTATTGCAGTAGTTAAATATAACAATTTCACTCAAGCCGCTAAGTTTTTACATATTAGCCAGCCTTCTCTAACGGCAACAATTAAAAAGATAGAAAGTAATTTAGGTTATGATTTATTCACACGTACAACAAAAGATATCAAAATAACTGAGAAAGGCATTCAGTTCTACAATTATGCAGTACAGTTAGTGCAGGAATACCATCAAACTATGGAAAAAATGCACGATTTAAAAATGAGTGAATCACCTAAAATTAAATTGTCTATACTAGAATCAACGAATCAATGGGTTTCACAAGTGATTGCAGTGCACCGTAAAAAATACGCCGATCAAACGTATTTAATTTCCGAAACACATAATCAAAACGATATTTTAGAACATCTATTAAATTTTGAAGAACATATCGTTTTATCAAATGAAAAAATCACACACGAAGCGATTCAATCCACACCGTTATATGATGAGTCCTATGTTCTATTAGCACCACATAATACCTTTACGCGCCAAAATATTACAATAGATGATTTACCATTGATTTTACCGAAAAAAGGATCACAAGTAAGACAACACCTAGATGATTACTTTAAGCGCGTGAGTCTACACCCTAATATCATATTAGAAGTTGATCGTTTTGAAGCGGCAACGAATTTTGTACATAAAGGTTTAGGATATGCCATTATACCGAGATTTTATTATCAATCATTTAACACGAATCAATTGGATGTCGTTAAATTTAAACCCAATTTAGGTCGTACGATTTACCTTAATTACTTAAAAAAAAGAAAGCACTCTACTAGAGTACTTTCTTTAATATCTGTATTTTTAAATTATTGGGATATTAACGTAAAAAATGATGAATAA
- a CDS encoding CPBP family glutamic-type intramembrane protease, with product MDKQRIPGFRWAMMIFIFYLISYALPTILKDFQGQVPYKSFVFDLSVIAPFVAVFICLIIFGSRRIQLSGLKFTLGLDTIVRLLLAIIIPLVIFIVAMTSFNVFADSFILLQAEDLSVTITTVIIGQLIMAFLIEFAFRSYLQNIVENRVYNLFASIIVGFLYALWNVNLSFGLTYAMYSFLYGFAFSIIVGELIRGMRGRTIYIATAFHFIMSFGLVFLFNEELGNVFAMKVIAYSTVAVGLVYLILSMIVRAILYFFTRRNFDEIEENNYMDHLNDEDEIDASNKHNASPNALHNEGTAATSTTDVEDKAVTEDTSITETEPHEADKATDGDDEAITESTEHHDNAPVSEDSTSADETPVTEDAPVTQNEDSEHHQVASEESNAFGTTHETQNQPTTDSEHDAHSNLSHHVANDTETETSSKHVTNDEQPSEDNVNAEDTHDSNQSNEREDDTASDYHRTSFLTKLKKRNRR from the coding sequence ATGGATAAGCAACGTATTCCTGGTTTTAGATGGGCAATGATGATTTTTATATTTTATCTCATTTCCTATGCATTACCTACGATACTTAAAGATTTTCAAGGACAAGTGCCTTATAAATCTTTCGTTTTTGACTTGAGTGTTATTGCACCTTTTGTTGCAGTATTTATCTGTCTAATTATATTTGGTAGCAGAAGAATCCAATTAAGTGGTTTAAAATTCACATTGGGTCTAGATACAATCGTTAGACTTTTATTAGCAATAATAATTCCATTAGTGATTTTTATTGTAGCAATGACTAGCTTTAATGTTTTTGCAGATAGTTTCATCTTATTACAAGCTGAAGATTTATCAGTGACAATCACTACTGTAATTATTGGTCAACTAATCATGGCATTTTTAATAGAATTTGCCTTCCGTTCATATTTACAAAACATAGTGGAAAACCGCGTATATAATTTATTCGCATCTATTATCGTTGGTTTTTTATATGCGTTATGGAATGTAAATCTTAGTTTCGGTTTAACATATGCAATGTACAGCTTTTTATATGGTTTTGCATTTTCTATAATTGTTGGCGAACTTATTCGTGGCATGAGAGGACGTACAATTTATATAGCAACAGCCTTTCATTTTATTATGTCATTTGGCCTCGTTTTCTTATTTAATGAAGAATTGGGCAATGTCTTTGCAATGAAGGTTATCGCATATTCAACTGTAGCAGTCGGACTCGTTTATTTAATATTGAGTATGATCGTTAGAGCGATTCTTTACTTCTTTACAAGACGCAACTTTGATGAAATCGAAGAAAACAACTACATGGATCACCTTAATGATGAAGATGAAATAGACGCTTCTAATAAACATAACGCGTCACCCAATGCACTTCACAACGAAGGAACTGCAGCAACTTCTACAACAGATGTTGAGGACAAAGCAGTTACTGAAGATACTTCAATAACTGAAACAGAACCTCATGAAGCTGACAAAGCGACTGACGGCGATGACGAAGCCATCACGGAAAGTACAGAACATCATGACAATGCGCCAGTCTCTGAAGATAGTACAAGTGCTGATGAGACACCGGTCACTGAAGATGCGCCTGTTACTCAAAATGAGGATTCTGAACACCACCAAGTAGCATCAGAAGAAAGCAACGCATTTGGAACAACACATGAGACACAAAATCAACCAACAACTGATAGTGAACACGATGCACACTCAAATTTATCGCATCATGTGGCTAATGATACTGAAACCGAGACTTCTTCAAAGCATGTTACTAATGATGAACAACCATCTGAAGATAATGTGAATGCAGAAGATACACATGACAGTAATCAGAGTAATGAACGTGAAGACGATACTGCGAGTGATTACCACCGTACTTCGTTCCTTACAAAACTCAAAAAACGTAATAGAAGATAG
- a CDS encoding ribose 5-phosphate isomerase A, producing the protein MMDKKQLKISTFDDALQQVKDGMVIGIGSGSTIELLIPHLAEKVTSEQLDITGVCTSNKTAYIAKKHGIKIIEINDVTNIDLAIDGADEVDTDLNLIKGGGGALFREKVIDAMANKFVVLADESKMVSYLGETFKLPVEVDKFNWLLVARKIEAYDKLEVTRRMADDVPFITDNGNYILDVTLHNGINPAEFHEYLIHLIGVLETGYFIDIADQAIVGTQEGVKVFNKAN; encoded by the coding sequence ATTATGGATAAGAAACAGTTAAAAATAAGTACATTTGACGATGCATTGCAACAAGTAAAAGATGGTATGGTTATTGGAATTGGTTCAGGATCTACGATTGAATTACTCATTCCACACTTAGCAGAAAAGGTTACTTCTGAACAACTCGATATAACAGGCGTTTGTACTTCAAATAAAACAGCTTACATTGCCAAAAAACATGGTATTAAAATAATAGAAATTAATGATGTTACCAATATAGATTTAGCAATAGATGGTGCAGATGAAGTTGATACGGATTTAAACCTTATCAAGGGTGGCGGTGGCGCATTATTTAGAGAAAAAGTCATCGATGCCATGGCAAATAAATTTGTTGTACTCGCTGATGAATCTAAAATGGTGAGTTATTTAGGCGAAACCTTTAAATTACCCGTTGAGGTGGATAAATTTAATTGGCTACTCGTTGCAAGAAAAATCGAAGCATACGATAAACTTGAAGTGACACGTCGAATGGCAGATGATGTGCCGTTTATTACAGATAACGGTAATTATATATTGGATGTTACATTACATAATGGCATTAACCCGGCTGAATTTCATGAATATTTGATTCATTTAATAGGTGTATTAGAGACTGGATATTTTATCGATATAGCAGATCAAGCAATAGTTGGTACACAAGAAGGCGTGAAAGTTTTTAATAAAGCAAACTAA
- a CDS encoding ABC transporter permease encodes MDRFLATFALTYRNKVKAKSFLIFTGIVVILILAAGNINKIIDLFDNGGDKIGIVADNDKLYKAIKSQEKQLNDDATYHRMSESKAKKEIKSKKLDEAYIVNLADNKLNGKILSHDTVSGQKQQKFKAMLTTIQTQITASNLKLTPSELKSLQAQSKVSTEMISDSQHNNNLSEAQKTFNIIVVYAGIMLLFFIIINYANQIAMEIATEKTSRVIEMIITSVSPMVHILAKIAGIIAVALTQIVIFVIVAIISYFAFDVKEMFKGFDVQPGTLTTQIIIVGMINLIVGVLSYVFLAAILGAITARIEDINQSIMPMSLLGMIGLYVSLYSVWNPDALITKITSFIPMLSPFTMFVRSSSPNVEVWEIVVSVIISLITAVILLWVAIRSYKDSILSFDRSVKASMKRLLKRS; translated from the coding sequence AACATTAATAAAATAATTGATTTATTCGATAATGGTGGAGATAAAATAGGAATTGTTGCGGATAATGATAAGTTATATAAAGCGATTAAATCACAAGAAAAGCAATTGAATGATGATGCCACGTATCACAGAATGTCAGAAAGCAAGGCCAAAAAAGAGATAAAAAGTAAAAAGCTAGACGAAGCGTATATCGTAAATTTAGCAGATAACAAATTGAACGGTAAAATACTAAGCCATGATACGGTATCTGGACAAAAGCAACAAAAGTTTAAGGCCATGTTGACGACGATACAAACACAAATAACAGCATCTAATTTGAAATTAACACCATCGGAATTAAAATCATTACAAGCACAAAGTAAAGTGTCGACAGAAATGATATCCGATAGTCAACACAATAATAATTTATCGGAAGCTCAAAAAACGTTTAATATCATTGTTGTGTATGCTGGAATTATGTTGCTATTCTTTATCATTATCAATTATGCCAATCAAATCGCTATGGAAATTGCTACAGAAAAGACATCTCGTGTTATCGAGATGATTATTACAAGTGTGTCACCTATGGTACACATACTCGCTAAAATAGCAGGGATTATAGCAGTAGCATTAACACAAATCGTAATTTTCGTGATTGTCGCCATTATTTCTTATTTTGCATTTGATGTTAAAGAAATGTTCAAAGGTTTTGATGTACAGCCGGGCACATTGACTACACAAATTATAATCGTAGGTATGATTAATTTAATTGTTGGTGTATTATCTTACGTGTTCTTAGCAGCTATATTAGGCGCTATTACTGCCCGAATTGAAGATATAAATCAATCTATTATGCCAATGTCATTATTAGGAATGATTGGCTTATATGTATCGTTATATAGCGTTTGGAATCCAGATGCGTTAATTACTAAAATCACTAGTTTTATTCCAATGTTATCGCCGTTTACTATGTTTGTACGTTCATCATCTCCGAACGTCGAAGTATGGGAAATTGTTGTTAGTGTCATTATCTCACTAATTACAGCAGTTATCTTATTATGGGTGGCAATAAGAAGTTATAAAGACAGTATTTTAAGTTTTGATCGAAGTGTCAAAGCTTCAATGAAACGTCTGTTGAAACGCAGTTAA
- the hutG gene encoding formimidoylglutamase, producing MHNLPKTELWTGRIDSETDSSQFRHFQTIQFGNLNEASTKSQREGVGILGYEVDKGVELNNGRIGAKEGPNAIKSAFANLPVLRTNPIFDYGNIAHDHETLEETQQEFAQYVTQSVKRHKQTFLLGGGHDIAYAQYLGVRAANPDSSIGVINIDAHFDTRIADGSTSGTSFRQILEEDENTAYLVLGIQQGGNTQALFDYAKERNIDYVFSDELLHQVSPPIKDLVDRFVHEHDVIMFTICMDVIDSAYAPGVSAPAVLGLYPNIVLELAKRIIPNDKVSTVSIAETNPSYDSDNRTAKLTANFIHHFLR from the coding sequence ATGCATAATTTACCAAAAACTGAACTTTGGACAGGTAGGATTGATAGCGAAACGGACAGTAGCCAGTTTCGCCATTTTCAAACAATTCAATTCGGTAATTTAAATGAAGCGTCAACAAAGTCACAACGTGAAGGTGTAGGTATACTCGGTTATGAAGTAGATAAGGGCGTTGAATTAAATAATGGTCGGATAGGCGCTAAAGAAGGCCCAAATGCTATAAAAAGTGCATTTGCTAATCTACCAGTATTACGTACTAACCCAATATTTGACTACGGTAATATAGCCCATGACCATGAAACATTAGAAGAAACGCAACAAGAATTTGCACAATATGTAACCCAATCAGTTAAAAGACATAAGCAAACATTTCTATTAGGCGGAGGGCATGATATTGCTTACGCACAATACTTAGGTGTTAGAGCCGCAAATCCTGATTCGTCCATAGGTGTTATTAATATCGATGCACATTTTGATACTCGAATTGCAGATGGGTCTACGTCAGGCACAAGTTTTCGACAAATTTTAGAAGAAGATGAAAACACTGCGTATTTAGTTTTAGGTATACAACAAGGTGGCAATACACAGGCTTTATTTGATTATGCAAAAGAACGAAACATAGACTATGTTTTTTCAGATGAATTATTGCATCAAGTCTCACCACCAATTAAAGATTTAGTGGATCGTTTTGTCCATGAACATGACGTGATTATGTTTACAATTTGTATGGACGTCATTGATAGTGCTTATGCACCAGGTGTAAGTGCGCCAGCAGTATTAGGTTTATATCCAAATATCGTGTTGGAATTGGCTAAACGCATCATACCAAACGATAAAGTTTCTACAGTAAGTATAGCTGAAACGAACCCATCATATGATAGTGATAATAGAACTGCAAAATTGACAGCTAATTTTATTCATCATTTTTTACGTTAA
- a CDS encoding aldose epimerase family protein, with product MFAKVEKQRNGIELIKIENQETTIVFSNFGARIISWKYDDNSIVLGNIVEADEFYQANPFKFGATIGRYSGRIANATFELDGKTYTLNQNDGPNNIHGGPYGLDTKFFDYEIHEQVGQVKIIFKTTIKSEDDNFPGNIELKVTHTYNVEHKWTVEYEAVATEKTLFNPMNHVYFNLNRDNNIIDNHYISSEQLALYPLGDDNLVSSLEPIDLKNYFESDKIKFKDIFETTHPILQQQMTRYNGLDHPFEINNGQMTIENKHFLLKVETDMPNVVIFTFNNTSSWQSNFNIYKPHSGFTLETQCIPNDINLEGENAQSIIEANKPFYSKTSYKIFEKEV from the coding sequence ATGTTTGCAAAAGTAGAAAAACAGCGTAACGGTATTGAATTAATAAAAATCGAAAATCAAGAAACAACAATAGTATTTTCAAATTTTGGTGCGCGTATTATTTCATGGAAATATGATGACAATAGTATTGTGTTAGGTAATATTGTTGAAGCGGATGAGTTTTATCAAGCGAACCCATTTAAATTTGGTGCCACGATAGGTCGCTACAGTGGCAGAATCGCAAATGCTACTTTTGAGTTAGATGGTAAAACGTATACTTTAAATCAGAATGATGGGCCGAATAATATTCACGGTGGACCGTATGGTCTGGATACTAAATTTTTTGATTATGAAATTCATGAACAGGTGGGTCAAGTTAAAATCATCTTTAAGACTACGATAAAAAGTGAGGACGATAATTTCCCGGGTAATATTGAATTGAAAGTGACGCATACATATAATGTTGAACATAAGTGGACTGTTGAATATGAAGCCGTTGCTACTGAGAAAACATTATTTAATCCGATGAATCATGTTTATTTTAATTTAAATAGAGACAATAATATTATCGATAATCATTATATTAGTAGTGAACAATTAGCATTGTATCCATTGGGCGACGATAATTTAGTTAGCAGTTTAGAACCCATCGATTTAAAAAATTATTTTGAAAGTGACAAGATTAAATTTAAAGATATATTTGAAACGACGCATCCTATATTGCAACAACAAATGACGCGTTATAATGGCTTGGATCATCCGTTTGAGATAAATAACGGCCAAATGACTATTGAAAATAAGCACTTTTTATTAAAAGTAGAAACAGATATGCCGAATGTTGTTATTTTTACATTTAATAATACTTCAAGTTGGCAAAGTAATTTTAATATTTATAAACCGCATTCAGGATTTACACTAGAAACACAATGTATTCCTAATGATATCAACTTGGAAGGTGAAAATGCCCAGTCTATCATAGAAGCAAACAAACCTTTCTATTCTAAAACATCTTATAAAATTTTTGAAAAAGAAGTATAA
- the hutU gene encoding urocanate hydratase, translated as MRNIQAKKGLDIECKGWEQEAVLRMLYNNLDPEVAERPEDLVVYGGIGKAARNWEAFEAIENTLRDLEADETMLVQSGKPVAVFKTHEEAPRVLISNSVLVPEWANWDHFHELDKEGLMMYGQMTAGSWIYIGSQGIVQGTYETFGELANQHYDGSLAGTVTLTAGLGGMGGAQPLAVTMNKGVVIGVEVDESRIDKRIATKYCDVKTDNLDEALKMADEARKEKRPLSIGLLGNAVDVHQHILDKGFKIDIITDQTSAHDPLNGYVPQGYSVEEAKSYRESVPKAYVKESEASMAKHVSLMLEFQKQGAIAFDYGNNIRQVAYNNGVTNAFDFPGFVPAYIRPLFCEGKGPFRFAALSGDPKDIERADEEMRKLFPDNEKLNRWLDLASEKIAYQGLPSRIAWLGYGERAKMGLALNKLVRDGEISAPIVIGRDHLDSGSVASPNRETEGMKDGSDAVGDWAVLNALINTAAGGSWISFHHGGGVGMGYSLHAGMVVVADGSERADKRLGRVLTTDPGMGVARHVDAGYESAVKVAKEQGVKIPMIDREGDQ; from the coding sequence ATGAGAAATATTCAAGCCAAAAAAGGATTAGATATCGAGTGTAAAGGATGGGAACAAGAAGCAGTTTTAAGAATGCTTTATAATAACTTGGATCCAGAAGTAGCAGAAAGACCAGAAGATTTAGTCGTTTATGGGGGTATTGGTAAAGCGGCTAGAAACTGGGAAGCTTTCGAGGCAATTGAAAATACTTTACGTGATTTAGAAGCGGATGAAACAATGTTAGTCCAATCTGGTAAACCTGTTGCAGTATTCAAAACGCACGAAGAAGCACCTCGCGTATTAATATCAAACTCAGTATTAGTGCCAGAGTGGGCAAACTGGGATCATTTCCATGAATTAGACAAAGAAGGTCTTATGATGTATGGCCAAATGACTGCAGGTAGTTGGATTTATATCGGATCACAAGGTATCGTGCAAGGAACTTATGAAACTTTTGGCGAGTTAGCAAATCAACATTACGACGGTAGTCTTGCGGGTACTGTAACATTGACTGCCGGTTTAGGTGGTATGGGCGGTGCGCAACCACTTGCTGTTACGATGAATAAAGGTGTCGTAATCGGCGTAGAAGTAGACGAATCAAGAATTGATAAACGTATCGCTACTAAATATTGTGATGTTAAAACAGATAATCTAGACGAAGCACTAAAAATGGCAGATGAAGCTAGAAAAGAAAAACGTCCTTTATCAATTGGTCTTTTAGGCAATGCGGTAGACGTACATCAACATATATTAGACAAAGGCTTTAAAATTGATATTATTACTGACCAAACAAGTGCACATGATCCGTTAAATGGTTATGTACCTCAAGGCTATTCAGTTGAGGAAGCAAAATCTTATCGTGAGAGTGTCCCTAAAGCATATGTAAAAGAATCTGAGGCTTCTATGGCTAAACATGTTTCATTAATGTTAGAGTTCCAAAAACAAGGTGCTATTGCATTTGACTATGGTAATAATATTCGTCAAGTTGCTTATAATAATGGTGTAACGAATGCATTTGATTTCCCAGGATTCGTTCCAGCCTATATTAGACCTCTATTTTGTGAGGGTAAAGGTCCATTTAGATTCGCTGCATTAAGTGGTGACCCTAAAGATATTGAACGTGCAGATGAAGAAATGAGAAAATTATTCCCAGATAATGAAAAACTGAATCGTTGGTTAGACTTAGCATCTGAAAAAATTGCGTATCAAGGCTTGCCGTCACGTATTGCCTGGTTAGGTTATGGAGAAAGAGCCAAAATGGGCTTAGCACTTAATAAATTAGTTAGAGATGGTGAGATTTCTGCACCTATCGTTATTGGTCGTGACCATTTAGATTCAGGTTCAGTAGCCAGTCCTAACAGAGAAACAGAAGGAATGAAAGATGGTTCTGACGCAGTAGGTGACTGGGCTGTCCTTAATGCATTAATTAATACTGCAGCTGGTGGTTCATGGATTTCATTCCACCATGGTGGTGGCGTAGGTATGGGTTATTCGCTACATGCAGGTATGGTAGTTGTAGCTGATGGCTCAGAACGTGCAGATAAACGTTTAGGAAGAGTACTGACTACAGACCCAGGTATGGGTGTAGCAAGACATGTTGATGCGGGTTATGAATCAGCAGTAAAAGTTGCCAAAGAACAAGGTGTCAAAATTCCAATGATAGATAGAGAAGGTGATCAATAA